From the Fulvia fulva chromosome 2, complete sequence genome, one window contains:
- a CDS encoding Oxysterol-binding: MSSPGEGDKGSSSHRRNKSALSRAKSALQRRSSKGAGDVPTLKTLNTQSEEDENMPSPASGQNSNADSLYLSPTRTSVHSHRPHLSTTMSNTHGIPAANASSPTKDSPISPSSAATQGASIEQSVRLFKVFEALRNGDTAAIAKATRTDGDGGRLEGTTILHLAIQCAEIPVIEYVLSQHDADVNAKDKDGNTPLMVASSLGRAPVVKLLLDQKAINDAAVNYQGKTALDLARNPEIFQLLQLARSMLIDNSVRHIHQLVSAGNYDVLEQTLSDSRFKSVIDINGPELATESETAATGGSLLHEAARKKDLRLAQLLLLNGADPFRRDRKGKLPQDVTKDDRTRAILKKSPAAAAAQRQIQERTILGENTQGLQASEGPGSKESREMKGYLKKWTNYTSGYKLRWFVLEDGVLSYYKHQDDAGSACRGAINMRIARLQMDPKDKLHFELHGKSSVRYDLKANHQVEAKRWFWALNNAIQWAKDEAKEEQKREQQEASVRHEQLEKLRTREADIAHSSDSLKPATTLGVDTPGGSTHAGTTLADGRSGYMYAPSHTDDDASQIGRFVTRTNTQTNVDGDVDDDDGYGDDASSHEMRPANKDAFSITAQSAKLQLDLLEQVSAALQSERTKNPDMAIGHQTVDRALSSYEMAVGNLKGLLMDLLRISRDHESYWQYRLEREQNIRRLWEDSMAKVAREQEDLENRIGESEDKRRRTKRALKEALDGQTSAAPTPQPTAEPPSSKGLLEIPVDAKPMKRRATIAELTNNEISDDESEEEEEFFDAVDAGEVEVLETMPPRVKSPEVEVTPVMDIAKDGATDGGIDRSVEAERKEREQVISESYKGYEDGLRHKLKIDADNRPKVSLWAVLKSMIGKDMTKMTLPVTFNEPTSLLYRAVEDMEYAQLLNVAADRPDPTERLIYVAGFAASIYASTIGRVAKPFNPLLGESYELVRPDLGYRYLIEQVSHHPPVGAAYAESPKWTYYGESAVRSKFYGKSFEFNPLGTWFLHIRPVDGGPEELFTWKKVTSSVVGILTGNPVVDNYGPMEVKNWTTGEVCYLDFKPKGWKASSAFQVAGKVVDAKGNTKWSVGGRWNDKIYARHTPGFEETIEVPADGKSQSSNQAIKVWECNHRPPPGEIPFNLTPFVVTLNALPDRLRPLLAPTDTRLRPDQRAMEEAEYDLAATEKTRVEEAQRARRRVREAKGEEFRPRWFAKAKHPVTGEEFWQFNHEYWKIREEVAAGKRRWEDERLEEVY, encoded by the exons ATGTCATCGCCGGGTGAGGGTGATAAGGG CAGCTCCTCGCACAGGCGCAACAAGTCAGCCCTGTCTAGAGCAAAGTCCGCGTTACAACGACGTTCGAGCAAAGGCGCGGGCGACGTGCCGACCCTGAAGACGTTGAATACACAGAGCGAAGAGGATGAGAATATGCCGAGTCCAGCGAGCGGACAGAACTCCAATGCCGATTCGCTGTACCTCTCGCCCACGCGAACGTCGGTACACTCGCATCGGCCCCATCTCTCGACCACAATGAGCAACACCCACGGCATACCTGCTGCCAACGCGAGCTCCCCGACGAAGGACAGCCCCATCTCACCCAGTAGCGCAGCGACACAAGGCGCATCCATCGAACAGAGCGTGCGACTGTTCAAGGTGTTCGAAGCGCTGCGAAATGGAGATACAGCGGCAATAGCCAAAGCTACCAGGACAGATGGCGACGGAGGCAGACTGGAAGGGACAACGATACTACACCTGGCGATACAATGCGCAGAGATCCCTGTCATTGAGTATGTCCTCTCGCAGCACGATGCAGATGTCAACGCAAAGGACAAGGACGGCAATACACCACTCATGGTCGCCTCATCGCTAGGCCGCGCGCCAGTCGTCAAGCTTCTGCTCGATCAGAAGGCCATCAACGATGCCGCAGTCAACTACCAGGGCAAGACCGCGCTGGATCTAGCCAGGAATCCAGAGATCTTCCAACTGCTACAATTGGCGAGGTCTATGCTGATCGACAACAGCGTGCGACACATCCACCAGCTGGTATCTGCTGGCAACTATGATGTGCTGGAGCAGACACTGAGCGACAGTCGCTTCAAGTCTGTCATCGACATCAACGGCCCAGAACTTGCGACGGAGTCCGAGACGGCTGCAACAGGAGGCAGTCTGCTTCACGAAGCGGCACGAAAGAAGGATTTGAGGCTGGCGCAACTCTTGCTGCTGAATGGAGCAGACCCGTTCCGGCGAGACCGCAAAGGCAAGCTACCACAGGACGTCACCAAGGACGATCGCACTCGGGCCATCCTTAAGAAGTCGCCAGCTGCAGCGGCAGCACAGAGACAGATCCAAGAGAGGACGATATTAGGCGAGAACACGCAAGGACTGCAAGCCAGCGAAGGGCCTGGCAGTAAAGAGAGCAGAGAGATGAAGGGCTACCTTAAGAAGTGGACAAACTATACCTCCGGCTACAAGCTGCGATGGTTCGTGCTGGAAGATGGTGTGCTATCATACTACAAGCACCAGGACGATGCAGGAAGTGCTTGCAGAGGTGCGATCAACATGCGCATTGCGAGGCTGCAGATGGACCCAAAGGACAAGCTGCATTTCGAGTTGCACGGCAAGAGCTCTGTGAGGTACGATCTGAAGGCGAACCATCAGGTCGAGGCAAAACGATGGTTCTGGGCACTGAACAATGCAATTCAATGGGCCAAGGACGAAGCCAAAGAGGAGCAGAAGCGTGAACAGCAGGAAGCGAGTGTACGGCATGAGCAGCTGGAGAAGTTACGAACACGCGAGGCCGACATTGCGCACAGCTCAGATTCGCTGAAGCCTGCCACGACACTTGGCGTTGATACGCCAGGTGGCTCAACTCATGCAGGCACCACCCTTGCTGACGGGCGGAGTGGCTACATGTATGCGCCAAGTCACACCGACGATGACGCTTCCCAGATAGGCCGTTTCGTAACCCGGACGAACACGCAAACGAACGTTGACGGTGACGTTGATGATGACGATGGGTATGGCGACGATGCCAGCAGCCATGAGATGCGACCTGCAAATAAGGATGCCTTCAGCATCACAGCGCAATCTGCCAAGCTCCAGCTTGATCTGCTCGAGCAAGTCTCAGCCGCGCTGCAAAGTGAAAGAACGAAGAACCCGGACATGGCTATCGGCCACCAGACTGTTGACCGTGCCTTGTCCTCATACGAGATGGCAGTCGGCAACCTCAAAGGGCTATTAATGGATCTTCTCCGCATCTCACGAGACCACGAATCGTACTGGCAATACCGATTGGAACGTGAACAGAACATCCGCCGGCTATGGGAAGACAGCATGGCCAAGGTCGCGAGGGAGCAGGAGGATCTCGAGAACCGTATCGGCGAGTCTGAGGATAAGCGCAGGCGAACCAAGAGAGCGCTCAAGGAGGCTCTTGATGGCCAGACGAGCGCTGCACCAACACCACAGCCGACTGCCGAGCCACCATCAAGCAAGGGACTGCTCGAGATACCTGTAGACGCCAAACCAATGAAAAGACGCGCGACCATCGCAGAGCTTACTAACAATGAGATCTCCGACGACGAGAGCGAAGAAGAGGAAGAGTTCTTTGACGCAGTAGACGCCGGTGAGGTGGAAGTGTTGGAGACGATGCCTCCTCGAGTCAAGTCGCCCGAAGTTGAAGTGACACCCGTCATGGACATCGCAAAAGATGGTGCTACAGACGGTGGCATAGATCGAAGTGTAGAGGCTGAACGCAAGGAACGTGAGCAAGTGATCTCGGAGAGCTACAAGGGATACGAGGACGGCTTGCGACACAAGCTCAAGATTGACGCCGACAACAGGCCGAAGGTTTCGCTCTGG GCTGTGCTCAAGTCTATGATTGGGAAGGACATGACCAAGATGACGTTGCCTGTGACCTTCAACGAGCCCACTTCACTCCTCTACCGCGCGGTGGAGGACATGGAGTATGCGCAGCTACTGAACGTCGCCGCCGATCGCCCTGATCCAACGGAGCGTCTCATCTACGTGGCAGGCTTTGCGGCCTCAATCTACGCCAGTACCATCGGTCGTGTGGCCAAACCGTTCAACCCGCTGCTCGGAGAGTCTTATGAATTGGTCAGACCCGACCTCGGCTACAGATATCTCATCGAGCAGGTATCTCACCATCCGCCTGTTGGCGCAGCGTACGCTGAGAGTCCGAAGTGGACCTACTACGGAGAGTCCGCGGTCAGGTCAAAGTTCTACGGCAAGTCCTTCGAGTTCAATCCGCTTGGTACTTGGTTCTTGCACATTCGTCCTGTCGATGGCGGGCCGGAAGAGCTCTTCACCTGGAAGAAGGTCACGTCTAGTGTTGTCGGTATCCTGACTGGCAATCCTGTCGTCGACAACTACGGACCCATGGAAGTCAAGAACTGGACGACTGGCGAAGTCTGTTATCTCGACTTCAAGCCCAAAGGATGGAAAGCTAGCTCAGCGTTCCAAGTTGCCGGCAAAGTCGTCGATGCCAAGGGCAACACAAAATGGAGCGTTGGTGGCCGTTGGAACGACAAAATCTACGCGAGACATACACCTGGCTTTGAAGAGACTATTGAAGTCCCTGCAGATGGCAAAAGTCAGTCATCAAACCAAGCGATCAAGGTGTGGGAATGCAACCATCGACCACCGCCAGGCGAGATTCCTTTTAACCTGACGCCATTTGTGGTCACCTTGAACGCTTTACCAGATCGTCTTCGACCACTACTAGCGCCAACAGACACCCGCCTCCGACCAGACCAGCGTGCCATGGAAGAAGCCGAATACGACCTGGCCGCCACCGAGAAGACGCGCGTAGAAGAAGCACAGCGCGCCAGGAGACGCGTGCGAGAGGCAAAGGGAGAAGAGTTCCGGCCAAGATGGTTCGCAAAGGCCAAGCACCCCGTTACTGGCGAGGAGTTTTGGCAGTTCAACCATGAGTACTGGAAGATTAGAGAGGAGGTTGCGGCAGGGAAGCGGAGGTGGGAGGATGAGAGGCTTGAGGAGGTCTATTGA